In the Hordeum vulgare subsp. vulgare chromosome 7H, MorexV3_pseudomolecules_assembly, whole genome shotgun sequence genome, one interval contains:
- the LOC123410226 gene encoding probable plastidic glucose transporter 2 isoform X2, with translation MRWKLSTSAYKRVPSRDAAMDPDLETPARAPDGGAGAAAGPSWRRSLPHVCVATVTSFLFGYHTGVVNEPLDSISADLGFAGNTLAEGLVVSICLGGAFFGCLFSGSVADGIGRRRAFQLSALPMIMGAALSALTNSLEGMLFGRLLVGVGMGLGPPVASLYITEVSPPSVRGTYGSLVQIATCLGILFSLLVGTPVKDIDRWWRVCFWVSAVPAALQAIAIEFCAESPQWLYKCGRTNEAEMQFEKLLGPLHVKSAMAELSRSERGDDGESVKFSELFYGRHFNVVFIGTTLFALQQLSGINSVFYFSSTVFRSVGVPSSLANICMGIANLSGSIVAMLLMDKLGRKMLLAGSFFFMAFSMGLQAIGANRHLGSASVYLSVGGILLFVLAFSLGAGPVPGLLLPEIFPNKIRAKAMALCMSVHWGVNFFVSLLFLRLLEQLGPQVLYTMFSSACVVGAIFVRRHVVETKGKTLQEIEVSLLQTQ, from the exons ATGCGGTGGAAGCTGAGCACCTCCGCGTACAAGCGCGTGCCGTCCCGGGACGCCGCCATGGACCCCGACCTCGAGACGCcag CGAGGGCGCCCGACGGAGGCGCAGGGGCAGCGGCAGGCCCGTCGTGGCGCAGGTCGCTGCCGCACGTGTGCGTCGCCACCGTCACCTCCTTCCTCTTCGGATACCACACAGG GGTCGTGAACGAGCCGCTCGACAGCATCTCCGCCGACCTCGGATTCGCCGGAAACACGCTGGCCGAAg GGCTCGTGGTCAGCATATGCCTGGGGGGAGCGTTCTTCGGATGCCTGTTCAGCGGCTCCGTCGCCGACGGAATCGGCCGGCGCCGCGCTTTTCAGCTCAGTGCGCTGCCCATGATCATGGGAGCCGCCTTAAG TGCTCTCACCAACAGTCTGGAAGGTATGCTATTTGGAAGATTATTGGTTGGAGTCGGAATGGGGTTGGGTCCACCGGTGGCTTCACTCTATATAACAGAG GTCTCTCCTCCCTCCGTGAGGGGTACATATGGCAGCCTTGTTCAGATTGCGACCTGTTTGGGAATCTTATTTTCTCTCCTAGTCGGCACCCCTGTCAAGGACATTGATAGATG GTGGAGAGTGTGTTTCTGGGTTTCAGCTGTCCCAGCAGCTTTACAAGCTATTGCTATAGAGTTTTGTGCTGAAAGCCCCCAGTGGCTATATAAG TGCGGAAGAACAAACGAAGCAGAAATGCAGTTTGAGAAGCTTCTAGGCCCTCTTCACGTAAAGTCTGCTATGGCAGAACTTTCTCGATCGGAGAGAGGAGATGATGGGGAAAGTGTGAAGTTCTCAGAGTTGTTTTATGGTCGTCACTTCAATG TTGTTTTTATTGGCACAACGCTCTTTGCTTTACAACAGTTATCGGGCATAAATTCTGTGTTCTATTTCTCATCAACTGTGTTCAGAAGTGTGGGGGTGCCCTCTAGCCTTGCCAATATATGCATGGGGATTGCAAATTTATCAG GTTCTATTGTTGCTATGCTTCTAATGGACAAACTAGGCAGAAAAATGCTCCTTGCAGGAAGCTTCTTTTTCATG GCCTTCTCAATGGGACTTCAGGCTATTGGAGCGAATCGTCACCTTGGTTCTGCAAGTGTGTATCTTTCAGTTGGTGGCATACTGCT GTTTGTCTTGGCATTTTCGTTGGGAGCAGGCCCAGTTCCAGGACTTCTTTTGCCTGAGATTTTCCCGAACAAAATTCGGGCCAAAGCCATGGCTCTGTGTATGTCAGTGCATTGG GGCGTTAACTTCTTCGTTAGTTTGTTATTCTTGCGTCTTTTGGAGCAACTTGGCCCACAAGTCCTGTACACAATGTTCTCATCAGCGTGCGTGGTAGGAGCAATATTTGTGCGGCGACATGTTGTCGAAACAAAGGGAAAAACTTTGCAGGAGATAGAAGTTTCACTGTTACAGACACAATAA
- the LOC123410226 gene encoding probable plastidic glucose transporter 2 isoform X1 — protein MRWKLSTSAYKRVPSRDAAMDPDLETPAARAPDGGAGAAAGPSWRRSLPHVCVATVTSFLFGYHTGVVNEPLDSISADLGFAGNTLAEGLVVSICLGGAFFGCLFSGSVADGIGRRRAFQLSALPMIMGAALSALTNSLEGMLFGRLLVGVGMGLGPPVASLYITEVSPPSVRGTYGSLVQIATCLGILFSLLVGTPVKDIDRWWRVCFWVSAVPAALQAIAIEFCAESPQWLYKCGRTNEAEMQFEKLLGPLHVKSAMAELSRSERGDDGESVKFSELFYGRHFNVVFIGTTLFALQQLSGINSVFYFSSTVFRSVGVPSSLANICMGIANLSGSIVAMLLMDKLGRKMLLAGSFFFMAFSMGLQAIGANRHLGSASVYLSVGGILLFVLAFSLGAGPVPGLLLPEIFPNKIRAKAMALCMSVHWGVNFFVSLLFLRLLEQLGPQVLYTMFSSACVVGAIFVRRHVVETKGKTLQEIEVSLLQTQ, from the exons ATGCGGTGGAAGCTGAGCACCTCCGCGTACAAGCGCGTGCCGTCCCGGGACGCCGCCATGGACCCCGACCTCGAGACGCcag CAGCGAGGGCGCCCGACGGAGGCGCAGGGGCAGCGGCAGGCCCGTCGTGGCGCAGGTCGCTGCCGCACGTGTGCGTCGCCACCGTCACCTCCTTCCTCTTCGGATACCACACAGG GGTCGTGAACGAGCCGCTCGACAGCATCTCCGCCGACCTCGGATTCGCCGGAAACACGCTGGCCGAAg GGCTCGTGGTCAGCATATGCCTGGGGGGAGCGTTCTTCGGATGCCTGTTCAGCGGCTCCGTCGCCGACGGAATCGGCCGGCGCCGCGCTTTTCAGCTCAGTGCGCTGCCCATGATCATGGGAGCCGCCTTAAG TGCTCTCACCAACAGTCTGGAAGGTATGCTATTTGGAAGATTATTGGTTGGAGTCGGAATGGGGTTGGGTCCACCGGTGGCTTCACTCTATATAACAGAG GTCTCTCCTCCCTCCGTGAGGGGTACATATGGCAGCCTTGTTCAGATTGCGACCTGTTTGGGAATCTTATTTTCTCTCCTAGTCGGCACCCCTGTCAAGGACATTGATAGATG GTGGAGAGTGTGTTTCTGGGTTTCAGCTGTCCCAGCAGCTTTACAAGCTATTGCTATAGAGTTTTGTGCTGAAAGCCCCCAGTGGCTATATAAG TGCGGAAGAACAAACGAAGCAGAAATGCAGTTTGAGAAGCTTCTAGGCCCTCTTCACGTAAAGTCTGCTATGGCAGAACTTTCTCGATCGGAGAGAGGAGATGATGGGGAAAGTGTGAAGTTCTCAGAGTTGTTTTATGGTCGTCACTTCAATG TTGTTTTTATTGGCACAACGCTCTTTGCTTTACAACAGTTATCGGGCATAAATTCTGTGTTCTATTTCTCATCAACTGTGTTCAGAAGTGTGGGGGTGCCCTCTAGCCTTGCCAATATATGCATGGGGATTGCAAATTTATCAG GTTCTATTGTTGCTATGCTTCTAATGGACAAACTAGGCAGAAAAATGCTCCTTGCAGGAAGCTTCTTTTTCATG GCCTTCTCAATGGGACTTCAGGCTATTGGAGCGAATCGTCACCTTGGTTCTGCAAGTGTGTATCTTTCAGTTGGTGGCATACTGCT GTTTGTCTTGGCATTTTCGTTGGGAGCAGGCCCAGTTCCAGGACTTCTTTTGCCTGAGATTTTCCCGAACAAAATTCGGGCCAAAGCCATGGCTCTGTGTATGTCAGTGCATTGG GGCGTTAACTTCTTCGTTAGTTTGTTATTCTTGCGTCTTTTGGAGCAACTTGGCCCACAAGTCCTGTACACAATGTTCTCATCAGCGTGCGTGGTAGGAGCAATATTTGTGCGGCGACATGTTGTCGAAACAAAGGGAAAAACTTTGCAGGAGATAGAAGTTTCACTGTTACAGACACAATAA
- the LOC123410226 gene encoding probable plastidic glucose transporter 3 isoform X3 yields the protein MRWKLSTSAYKRVPSRDAAMDPDLETPAARAPDGGAGAAAGPSWRRSLPHVCVATVTSFLFGYHTGVVNEPLDSISADLGFAGNTLAEGLVVSICLGGAFFGCLFSGSVADGIGRRRAFQLSALPMIMGAALSALTNSLEGMLFGRLLVGVGMGLGPPVASLYITEVSPPSVRGTYGSLVQIATCLGILFSLLVGTPVKDIDRWWRVCFWVSAVPAALQAIAIEFCAESPQWLYKCGRTNEAEMQFEKLLGPLHVKSAMAELSRSERGDDGESVKFSELFYGRHFNVVFIGTTLFALQQLSGINSVFYFSSTVFRSVGVPSSLANICMGIANLSGSIVAMLLMDKLGRKMLLAGSFFFMAFSMGLQAIGANRHLGSASVYLSVGGILLFVLAFSLGAGPVPGLLLPEIFPNKIRAKAMALCMSVHWTASVDFSNEELKYQ from the exons ATGCGGTGGAAGCTGAGCACCTCCGCGTACAAGCGCGTGCCGTCCCGGGACGCCGCCATGGACCCCGACCTCGAGACGCcag CAGCGAGGGCGCCCGACGGAGGCGCAGGGGCAGCGGCAGGCCCGTCGTGGCGCAGGTCGCTGCCGCACGTGTGCGTCGCCACCGTCACCTCCTTCCTCTTCGGATACCACACAGG GGTCGTGAACGAGCCGCTCGACAGCATCTCCGCCGACCTCGGATTCGCCGGAAACACGCTGGCCGAAg GGCTCGTGGTCAGCATATGCCTGGGGGGAGCGTTCTTCGGATGCCTGTTCAGCGGCTCCGTCGCCGACGGAATCGGCCGGCGCCGCGCTTTTCAGCTCAGTGCGCTGCCCATGATCATGGGAGCCGCCTTAAG TGCTCTCACCAACAGTCTGGAAGGTATGCTATTTGGAAGATTATTGGTTGGAGTCGGAATGGGGTTGGGTCCACCGGTGGCTTCACTCTATATAACAGAG GTCTCTCCTCCCTCCGTGAGGGGTACATATGGCAGCCTTGTTCAGATTGCGACCTGTTTGGGAATCTTATTTTCTCTCCTAGTCGGCACCCCTGTCAAGGACATTGATAGATG GTGGAGAGTGTGTTTCTGGGTTTCAGCTGTCCCAGCAGCTTTACAAGCTATTGCTATAGAGTTTTGTGCTGAAAGCCCCCAGTGGCTATATAAG TGCGGAAGAACAAACGAAGCAGAAATGCAGTTTGAGAAGCTTCTAGGCCCTCTTCACGTAAAGTCTGCTATGGCAGAACTTTCTCGATCGGAGAGAGGAGATGATGGGGAAAGTGTGAAGTTCTCAGAGTTGTTTTATGGTCGTCACTTCAATG TTGTTTTTATTGGCACAACGCTCTTTGCTTTACAACAGTTATCGGGCATAAATTCTGTGTTCTATTTCTCATCAACTGTGTTCAGAAGTGTGGGGGTGCCCTCTAGCCTTGCCAATATATGCATGGGGATTGCAAATTTATCAG GTTCTATTGTTGCTATGCTTCTAATGGACAAACTAGGCAGAAAAATGCTCCTTGCAGGAAGCTTCTTTTTCATG GCCTTCTCAATGGGACTTCAGGCTATTGGAGCGAATCGTCACCTTGGTTCTGCAAGTGTGTATCTTTCAGTTGGTGGCATACTGCT GTTTGTCTTGGCATTTTCGTTGGGAGCAGGCCCAGTTCCAGGACTTCTTTTGCCTGAGATTTTCCCGAACAAAATTCGGGCCAAAGCCATGGCTCTGTGTATGTCAGTGCATTGG ACAGCTTCTGTAGATTTTTCCAATGAAGAGCTGAAATACCAGTAG